The Flexivirga oryzae genome segment CGTACCGGCGAGGAGGGCGGAAAGGGCCTGTCCCTGCTCGTCGCCGAGACCGACGGGCTCGCCGGCTTCGAACGCGGGCGGGTGCTGGAGAAGATCGGGATGCCCGGGCAGGACACCCGCGAGCTGTTCTTCACCGACATGCGCGTCCCCCGTGCGAACCTGCTCGGCGGTGAGGAGGGGCAGGCCTTCGTGCAGCTGATGGAACAACTGCCGCAGGAGCGGCTGATCATCGCCGTCGCGGCCGCGAAGGGCACGGAGGTCGCCGTGCAGCAGACCGTCGAATACGCCAAGGAACGCAAGGCGTTCGGTCGTGAGCTGCTGAAATTCCAGAACACCCGGTTCGTGCTCGCGGAGTGTGCGACGGAGGCACGGGCCGTGCGCACCCTGGTCGACCACTGCATCCAGCAGCACCTGGCGGGTGGGCTCGATGCGGCGACGGCCTCGATGGCCAAGTGGTACGCCACCGACAAACAGTGCGAGGTCATCGACCGGTGCCTGCAGATCTTCGGCGGCTACGGATACATGCTCGAATACCCGATCGCCCGCGCGTACGCCGCGGCCCGAGTGCAGAAGATCTACGGCGGCACGAACGAGATCATGAAGGAACTCATCGCCCGCACCCTCTAGGCTCGGACCATGGGGATGGTATGGATGGGGAGACGTGTCGACTCGGCGACTGCTGCGGGGGTTCTCGCAGATCCGGGGCGACTGGATGATTTGCTCTGGCTGGACGACGGTCGGGTGCTCGACCTCGACAAGGCCTGGGGCGGTGTCCACTGGTTGCTGACGGGGGACGTCGGTCCGACGGGCGGTGCCCTGTCGGAGGCGATCATGGGCGGTGAACCGTTCGGGGACGACCGCGGCTACGGCCCGGCGTCGCTGCTCGACGCCGGTGGGACCGCCGCCACGGCGCACGCGTTGCGACAGGTCGGGAACGACACGCTGCGTGATCGTTTCGACCCCGCGGCCATGGAGGAGGCAGGGATCTACCCGTCGATCTGGGACGAGGACGATGTCCTTGACGAATACCTGCTCCCGAAAGTGGATCTGCTACGTGCGTTCTACGACGCGGCAGCCGGAGCCGGGGAGAGCGTCATCCAGGTGATGAGCTGAGCCCGGCGTCGGGACGAGCTGTACGCCGTGACGGGCGTGCTCGTTACGGTGGCCTGATGGAGATGGACGACTACCAGCAGGCAGCGCTGCGGACCGCGCGTGCCAAGGACGCACCCGACGAGTTCATGCATCTCGTGCTCGGGCTGGTCGGCGAGGCCGGCGAGATCGCGGAGAAGGTCAAGAAGCTGGTCCGCGACAAGAACAGCGATCTGGCACAGCTGGACCGCGACGACATGGCCGCCGAGCTCGGCGACGTGCTCTGGTATGCCGCGGTCCTCGCGAACTTCCTCGACCTCTCCTTCGACGACGTCGCCCGGCGCAACGTCGCCAAGCTCGCCGACCGGCAGCAGCGTGGTGTGCTGAGCGGCTCGGGCGACAAGCGCTGAGCACGTCGGCGGTTACCTCCGGACGTATCGTCTACCGCTCGGGCGCAGCTGTCAGCCGGTCGTGTTCGCGGATCACGCGCCGAGCCAACGACTCCGCCGACTCATCGGCGCGCCCGAAGGTCGGGGCGTCGGTCAGGTCGGGCGTCATGACCGTCCACGCGGTGAGTGCGTTGTCGCGCAAGCGGCCACAGATGATGCTGCGCCCTCCGGTCAGCCGCATGCGCACCCAGGCATGAGCGTCGTCGACCTCGGTCAACTCCGCGAGGTCGGGCCTGCTGGTCGTGATCAGCTGCTCGATCTTGTGGGCGAGGCACAGGTCGGATATGCCAGTGATCATGTCTGCTGTCGGGAGGCTCATGGTGAGAGTCTGCCGCCGACCACCGACAATGCGGACGAGACGTCAGGACGGCTGCGAAGACTCCGTGTGCAGCGACTCCTCGACGATCTGCGCGGTGTGCCGGTAGTGCTGCGCCAGTAGGTCGCTCGCTCGGTCGGCATCCCTGTCCAGCGCTGCAGTGAGGATGTCGCGGTGCTCCCCGGCGACATCGCGCCCGGGTTGCTGCGTGTAGGACCAGCGCCGGTAGAACTCGGCTGCGTCGCGCAGCGTGTGCGTCATACCCAGCAACCACGGAGACGCGCACCCCGCCAGCAGTGCAATGTGGAACGCGGCGTGCGCCGACTCCCACTCGTCGGTGAGGGTCGTCGACCCCTCCTCGTGCATCGGCGTGCGCTCCAGCCGGTGATGGGCCGCCACCAGGGCGGACTCCCACTCGACGTCGCCGCGCTCGATCGAATACCGAAAAGCCAAGGTTTCCAAGTCGATCCGTGTCGCGGTCAGATCCTGCAGATCCGCGAGCGACAGTGACCGGACCCGGAAACCGATCCGCGGCTCCGCTTCGACCAGCCCCTGCTCGGCGAGCCGCGTCAAGGCCTCGCGAATGACGCTCACGCTCGCGCCGTAGCGCTCGCACAGTGGCGAGAACTTCAGCTTCTCGGCAGGGCGGAAGGCGCCGCCGAGCACGTCGCTGCGCAGTGCGGCATACACCTCCTCGGTGCTGGCTCGTTGCTTCGTCGCTGGCATGTCACACACAGTAGCAGTATTCGCGTTTAAAGAAATATTCGAATATCTCTTGTTTGTTCGTACTCGGCGAGGTACAACTGTGGAACGGCTCAATGCACGACGAGTGAAAGGGATGGCGCGATGACCACCATCGACCCGGCGCCCACCGGCACCGACAGCACCGAGCAGCGCAAGGCGGTCGCGCTCGAGTACCTGAAGCGCCTGGACCGGGGCGACGACTTCTTCGAGCTCTTCGACGAGCACGTGCAGTTCTACTTCCCGAAGGTCGGCCTGACCGACGGGATCGAGGCGTTGCGTGACGCGTTCGCCAAAATCGGCTCGCTGCTCAAGGGCATCAAGCACGACTACGCCTACTTCAACTACGTGGTCTCCGGCGACACCGTCGTCATCGAGGGGACCTCCTCCGGACAGGCGGCCGACGGCACCGAGTTCCGCGCCGGCGTCACGCACGCCGGGCGCTGGTGTGACGTCTTCGAGATCCGCGGCGGCAAGATCCACCGGCTGTTCGTCTACCTCGACCCGGACTACGCGGGTGCGGACACCCAGCGGTACGGGTGGCTGTCATGAGCACGATCGAGACGGACGTCCTGGTCGTCGGGGCAGGCCCCGCCGGGCTCACCATGGCCGCGCTGCTCGCCCGGCACGGCGTCAACGCCATCACCATCAACAAGTACCCCGGCACCGCACACTCGCCACGTGCCCACATCACCAACCAGCGCACCGTCGAGGTCTTCCGGGACCTCGGCATCGAGGATGCCGTCCGGGCCGCCGCCGTCCCGAACGAGCTGATGGGCAACAACGTCTGGGCGACCAGCTTCGCCGACGAGGAGATCGCCCGGTTGCTCACCTGGGGCAGCGGGCCGGAACGCCACGGCGACTACGAGTCGGCCAGCCCGAGCCAGATGTGCAACATCCCGCAGCACATCCTGGAGCCGGTGCTGCTGCAGGGCGCGCTCGACCAGGGTGCGGACATCCGCTTCAACACCGAACTCGTCGCGATCGAGCAGGACGGCGGCGTCACCGCGACCGTCCGCGGCCGCGAGGACGGCGTCGAACAGACGATCCGCGCAAAATATGTCGTCGGCGCCGACGGTGGAAGATCAGTCGTCGCAGACCAACTCGGCTTCACCTTCCGCGGCGAAGCCGGACTCGGCGCGGCCGCCAACATCTGGCTGGAGGCGGACCTGACGGCATACACAGCCCACCGGCCCGGCACGCTCTACTGGATGTGCCAGCCGGGCAACGACTACTGGGTCGGCTCCGGCACCTGGATCTGCGTCAAGCCCTGGACCGAGTGGGTGCTGCTGTTCATGTACGACCCGGCGCAGGGCGAGCCCGACCTGTCCGACGAAGCAGTGATCGCCCGGGCGCACCAGACGATCGGTGACCCGGACGTCGACATCACCATCAAGGCGACCAGCCTGTGGCAGATCAACCACCTCGTCGCCAACGACTACC includes the following:
- a CDS encoding nuclear transport factor 2 family protein, producing MTTIDPAPTGTDSTEQRKAVALEYLKRLDRGDDFFELFDEHVQFYFPKVGLTDGIEALRDAFAKIGSLLKGIKHDYAYFNYVVSGDTVVIEGTSSGQAADGTEFRAGVTHAGRWCDVFEIRGGKIHRLFVYLDPDYAGADTQRYGWLS
- a CDS encoding acyl-CoA dehydrogenase family protein is translated as RTGEEGGKGLSLLVAETDGLAGFERGRVLEKIGMPGQDTRELFFTDMRVPRANLLGGEEGQAFVQLMEQLPQERLIIAVAAAKGTEVAVQQTVEYAKERKAFGRELLKFQNTRFVLAECATEARAVRTLVDHCIQQHLAGGLDAATASMAKWYATDKQCEVIDRCLQIFGGYGYMLEYPIARAYAAARVQKIYGGTNEIMKELIARTL
- a CDS encoding GntR family transcriptional regulator — its product is MPATKQRASTEEVYAALRSDVLGGAFRPAEKLKFSPLCERYGASVSVIREALTRLAEQGLVEAEPRIGFRVRSLSLADLQDLTATRIDLETLAFRYSIERGDVEWESALVAAHHRLERTPMHEEGSTTLTDEWESAHAAFHIALLAGCASPWLLGMTHTLRDAAEFYRRWSYTQQPGRDVAGEHRDILTAALDRDADRASDLLAQHYRHTAQIVEESLHTESSQPS
- a CDS encoding FAD-dependent monooxygenase, translated to MSTIETDVLVVGAGPAGLTMAALLARHGVNAITINKYPGTAHSPRAHITNQRTVEVFRDLGIEDAVRAAAVPNELMGNNVWATSFADEEIARLLTWGSGPERHGDYESASPSQMCNIPQHILEPVLLQGALDQGADIRFNTELVAIEQDGGVTATVRGREDGVEQTIRAKYVVGADGGRSVVADQLGFTFRGEAGLGAAANIWLEADLTAYTAHRPGTLYWMCQPGNDYWVGSGTWICVKPWTEWVLLFMYDPAQGEPDLSDEAVIARAHQTIGDPDVDITIKATSLWQINHLVANDYRRGRAFLVGDAAHRHPPANGLGTNTSIQDSFNLAWKLAHVLQGKAGDQLLDSYHEERQPVGVQVVDRAMQSVADMLPISNALGFAPGQTRDEGLAALAELKADSPLGAERRQQLADAVELQNYQFNAHGVELDQRYTSGAIADDGTEWPTPQRDPELYHHPTTHPGARLPHAWLARGDQLVSTLDLAGHDGFTLLTGVGGDAWAEAAEKLAAELDLPVSAYLVGPGHEHLDVLGDWRARREIADNGALLVRPDHHVAWRSERMADDPQQTLRSVLSTLLARTDSKETA
- a CDS encoding YfbM family protein is translated as MVWMGRRVDSATAAGVLADPGRLDDLLWLDDGRVLDLDKAWGGVHWLLTGDVGPTGGALSEAIMGGEPFGDDRGYGPASLLDAGGTAATAHALRQVGNDTLRDRFDPAAMEEAGIYPSIWDEDDVLDEYLLPKVDLLRAFYDAAAGAGESVIQVMS
- a CDS encoding nucleoside triphosphate pyrophosphohydrolase family protein codes for the protein MEMDDYQQAALRTARAKDAPDEFMHLVLGLVGEAGEIAEKVKKLVRDKNSDLAQLDRDDMAAELGDVLWYAAVLANFLDLSFDDVARRNVAKLADRQQRGVLSGSGDKR